One genomic segment of Caballeronia sp. TF1N1 includes these proteins:
- a CDS encoding amylo-alpha-1,6-glucosidase, which translates to MPGADDAFIPTENVNIPSERQFVLKSGNTFAVYDANGDIRGGDDGLFVNDTRVLSQLVLTFGGRAPSLLSGSVSSDNAVFTAHLTNRPLPPIGGAQTPEGVIHVERKRVLSGHVLHESIVLTNYGTEPSTVPISISFAADFLDMFEVRGSKRQKRGTLRPPIVENGEVVLRYIGLDEVERTARIQFTPAPDVLSPTRADYALRIESETAISVYLSVTAVTHALSDASEESKRNAAEAAECAPESGRPAIREALVEAHRRMRDRRRASARVRSSNPLFSEWIDRSLADLGLLTTDLETGPYPYAGIPWFSTAFGRDAIITSLQMLWLHPTLARGVLRFLAAHQAREDSAFRDAEIGKIMHETRKSEMAATGEVPFALYYGGVDSTPLFIVLAGAYAERTGDQALIDEIWPALQLAADWVARHCDKNPHGLLDYQRASEHGLANQGWKDSQDSVFHADGKFPIGPIALVEVQAYASTAFSTMARLGRERGEHERADEFERRARHIRERVEAMYWMPEMDFYGIALDGRGDLCRVLSSNAGHLLAFDLVERERGEKVARQLESTLFHTGWGVRTLAAGQPRFNPMSYHNGSVWPHDTALCARGLARYGERGAAVGLLQALFEAAVTFDMRLPELFCGFTRQRGERPIAYPVACLPQAWAAGAPFMVLEACLGVTMDAVNDEIRIDRPQLPEGIDWLEIGDLRLGDKNVTITFRRVGGQVVPSVEGDARVVAVL; encoded by the coding sequence ATGCCCGGCGCGGACGATGCCTTCATTCCGACCGAGAACGTCAACATTCCGAGCGAGCGCCAGTTCGTCCTGAAATCGGGCAACACGTTCGCCGTCTACGACGCCAACGGCGATATCCGCGGCGGCGACGACGGCCTGTTCGTCAACGATACGCGTGTGCTCTCGCAATTGGTGCTCACGTTCGGTGGACGCGCGCCGTCACTGCTTTCAGGCAGTGTATCGAGCGATAACGCTGTCTTCACCGCGCACTTGACCAACCGGCCGCTGCCGCCCATCGGCGGAGCCCAAACACCGGAGGGCGTGATCCACGTCGAGCGCAAACGTGTGCTTTCCGGGCACGTATTGCACGAAAGCATCGTGCTGACGAACTACGGCACCGAGCCATCCACGGTGCCGATCTCCATTTCGTTCGCCGCGGACTTTCTCGATATGTTCGAGGTGCGTGGCTCGAAGCGCCAGAAGCGCGGAACGTTGCGGCCGCCCATTGTCGAAAATGGCGAGGTGGTGTTGCGCTATATCGGCCTGGACGAAGTGGAACGCACCGCGCGCATCCAGTTCACGCCCGCGCCGGACGTGCTCTCGCCAACGCGCGCCGATTACGCGCTGCGTATCGAATCGGAGACGGCGATTTCGGTCTATCTCTCCGTCACGGCCGTGACACACGCGCTCAGCGACGCCAGCGAAGAGAGCAAGCGCAACGCCGCCGAAGCCGCCGAGTGTGCGCCCGAATCGGGCCGTCCGGCTATCCGCGAAGCGCTCGTCGAGGCGCATCGGCGTATGCGAGACCGGCGTCGCGCCAGTGCGCGCGTGCGTTCGAGCAATCCGCTCTTCAGCGAATGGATCGACCGGTCGCTGGCCGACCTCGGGCTTCTCACCACCGATCTAGAAACCGGTCCGTATCCGTATGCGGGCATCCCGTGGTTCTCCACCGCGTTCGGGCGTGACGCGATCATCACGTCGTTGCAGATGCTGTGGCTGCATCCCACGCTCGCGCGCGGCGTGCTGCGCTTTCTCGCGGCTCATCAGGCGCGCGAGGACTCGGCGTTCCGCGACGCGGAAATCGGCAAGATCATGCACGAGACGCGCAAGAGCGAGATGGCCGCGACCGGCGAGGTGCCATTCGCGCTTTATTACGGGGGCGTCGACAGCACGCCGCTTTTCATCGTGCTCGCGGGCGCGTATGCGGAGCGCACCGGCGATCAGGCGCTGATCGACGAAATCTGGCCCGCGTTGCAACTCGCGGCGGACTGGGTCGCGCGTCATTGCGACAAGAACCCGCACGGCTTGCTCGACTATCAGCGCGCGTCCGAGCATGGACTCGCCAACCAGGGCTGGAAAGATAGTCAGGACTCCGTGTTCCATGCAGACGGTAAATTTCCCATCGGACCGATTGCGCTGGTGGAAGTGCAGGCATACGCATCGACGGCATTCTCGACGATGGCGCGGCTTGGTCGCGAACGCGGCGAACACGAACGTGCGGACGAGTTCGAGCGGCGCGCGCGCCATATCCGCGAGCGCGTGGAAGCGATGTACTGGATGCCGGAGATGGACTTCTACGGCATAGCGCTCGACGGGCGTGGCGACTTGTGCAGGGTGTTGTCATCGAATGCGGGGCATCTGCTCGCGTTCGATCTGGTCGAGCGCGAGCGCGGCGAGAAGGTCGCGCGTCAGCTCGAATCCACCTTGTTCCACACCGGCTGGGGCGTGCGTACGCTCGCCGCCGGGCAGCCGCGTTTCAATCCGATGTCGTACCACAACGGCTCGGTCTGGCCGCACGATACGGCGTTATGCGCGCGTGGCCTTGCGCGTTACGGCGAGCGTGGCGCGGCGGTTGGTCTGCTGCAGGCTTTGTTCGAGGCGGCCGTCACGTTCGACATGCGTTTGCCCGAGCTGTTTTGCGGCTTCACGCGTCAGCGCGGCGAACGGCCGATCGCTTATCCGGTGGCGTGTCTGCCGCAGGCGTGGGCAGCGGGCGCGCCGTTCATGGTCCTCGAAGCGTGTCTCGGCGTGACGATGGACGCGGTCAACGACGAGATACGCATCGACCGGCCGCAGTTGCCGGAGGGCATCGACTGGCTGGAGATCGGCGATCTGCGTCTCGGCGACAAGAACGTGACGATCACGTTCCGGCGCGTGGGCGGCCAAGTGGTGCCATCGGTGGAAGGGGATGCGCGGGTCGTCGCGGTGCTTTGA